In Gemmatimonadota bacterium, a single genomic region encodes these proteins:
- a CDS encoding class I SAM-dependent methyltransferase: MLRVKTLVCVFVGLLLCVGLSPASAQELPLELPERVPAQFMSYQGAPWLERAERVAEEMPDEMLAAMGLEDGDVVADIGVGSGFHTRRMARLVAPTGTIYAVDIQPEMLEILRGYVEEEGLTGIVPVLSEFDDPKLPEGEIDWILLVDVYHEFSNHEAMLAKMRQALKPDGRVALVEYRVEDGTGDHIKPDHRMSVRQVLSEWNPAGFDLVELHEFLPGQHMFIFAPVRSTPVRNTTAVEPRSVIANYDILEALSEGRIEVIAAGQGAETVKLTIRRIGPDPIVITFPVGTYFESESGASDMVARRDGAVVLREDGPESWTVLARRVHRTRPVPQPQERFEIRPAYEHRATRNVVWQFQGMNLGPVLAPVIEQLALWIASENAGYDDLAEHASAVPIPAERVVALAAAYTSSAGIDITLKRIWTDREKFVPALTDESLKRFFEARQN, encoded by the coding sequence ATGCTGAGAGTGAAGACCCTGGTGTGCGTATTCGTAGGCCTACTCCTCTGCGTCGGGCTGAGTCCAGCGTCTGCGCAGGAGCTGCCGCTAGAGCTTCCCGAGCGCGTCCCGGCCCAATTCATGTCCTACCAGGGAGCCCCCTGGCTCGAACGCGCCGAGCGCGTCGCCGAGGAAATGCCCGACGAGATGCTGGCGGCGATGGGCCTCGAGGACGGAGACGTGGTCGCGGACATCGGTGTCGGCTCCGGATTCCACACGCGCAGGATGGCCCGGCTCGTGGCTCCGACCGGCACGATCTACGCCGTGGACATCCAGCCCGAGATGCTGGAGATCCTGCGAGGCTACGTCGAAGAAGAGGGCCTGACAGGCATCGTGCCCGTCCTGAGCGAATTCGACGACCCGAAGCTGCCCGAGGGTGAGATCGACTGGATCCTGCTCGTCGACGTCTACCACGAGTTCTCCAACCACGAGGCGATGCTCGCCAAGATGCGGCAGGCGCTGAAGCCCGACGGACGGGTGGCGCTGGTCGAGTACCGAGTCGAGGACGGCACGGGCGACCATATCAAGCCCGACCACCGGATGTCGGTCCGCCAGGTCCTCAGCGAGTGGAACCCGGCGGGGTTCGACCTCGTCGAGCTACATGAGTTCTTGCCGGGCCAGCACATGTTCATTTTTGCGCCCGTTCGCAGCACACCCGTTCGCAACACGACAGCGGTCGAGCCCCGGTCGGTCATCGCCAACTACGACATCCTCGAGGCCCTCAGCGAGGGCCGCATCGAGGTGATCGCCGCGGGCCAGGGAGCGGAGACCGTCAAACTGACGATCAGGAGGATCGGGCCCGACCCAATAGTGATCACGTTCCCGGTCGGCACGTACTTCGAGAGCGAGAGCGGAGCCAGCGACATGGTCGCTCGCAGGGACGGCGCTGTCGTGCTCCGGGAGGATGGCCCCGAGAGCTGGACCGTCCTGGCGCGCAGAGTGCATAGGACGAGGCCGGTCCCCCAGCCGCAGGAGCGATTCGAAATCCGACCGGCTTACGAACACAGGGCCACGAGGAATGTCGTGTGGCAATTCCAGGGGATGAACCTCGGCCCCGTGCTCGCCCCCGTGATCGAGCAGCTCGCGTTGTGGATCGCCTCGGAGAACGCCGGCTACGATGATCTCGCCGAGCACGCGTCAGCTGTGCCGATCCCTGCGGAACGAGTTGTGGCGCTCGCCGCGGCGTATACGTCCTCGGCCGGGATCGACATCACCTTGAAGCGAATATGGACCGACCGCGAGAAGTTCGTGCCCGCGCTCACCGACGAGAGCCTGAAGAGATTCTTCGAGGCTCGACAGAACTGA
- a CDS encoding PQQ-dependent dehydrogenase, methanol/ethanol family: MLLRRFVGVVALVAVTGLSPSSLVAQDDEAGVGDPGVTYADLLQGFSDPSSWLTFSGDYSGRRHSPLTQITPENVHRLVPIWTFQTGTMTRGRGFETTPLVLDGVLYVTGSNNFAWALDARTGRRFWQYRRDLPDDLTYGASAPVNRGFGMLGESLFMVTLDAHLLALDRKTGSVLWDIELADYRVGYAATMAPLVIDGKVIVGISGGEYATRGFIDAYDPATGERIWRFHTVPGPGEPGSETWPQDAEILARGGGGTWMTGSYDPELDLIYWGTGNPNPDYYGDDRPGDNLYTNSIVALDAETGSLRWHYQFTPHDVHDWDSNHVPVLADIMFDGELRKVVMVANRNGFFYVLDRTTGELLLGKPFTETTWAREIGPDGRPIILNDGSEGCLPDPWGGTNFMPPSFNPDLGLFFVTARETCATFAPQKPEFVPGRSSFGGVVWIDRDHWYSALRAIDVRTGERKWEFRYPSATMAGVTSTASGLVFAGDHEGNFMAFEASTGKNLWHYQTGSRIWGAAAMTHMLDGRQHVLIPSGTTLVAFALPENRR; encoded by the coding sequence ATGCTGCTTAGAAGATTCGTAGGCGTCGTTGCGCTGGTGGCGGTGACGGGCCTCAGCCCGTCGAGTCTGGTCGCTCAGGACGACGAAGCCGGCGTAGGCGACCCCGGCGTAACGTATGCGGACCTTCTCCAGGGTTTTTCCGATCCGTCGAGCTGGCTGACCTTCTCGGGCGATTACAGTGGTCGACGCCATAGCCCCCTGACCCAGATCACCCCCGAGAACGTCCACCGCCTTGTCCCCATTTGGACGTTTCAGACCGGCACGATGACCCGAGGCCGGGGCTTCGAGACCACCCCACTCGTGCTGGACGGCGTCCTCTATGTGACCGGGTCGAACAACTTCGCGTGGGCGCTCGACGCGAGGACAGGGCGCCGGTTCTGGCAGTATCGGCGCGACCTTCCAGATGATCTCACTTACGGCGCGAGCGCGCCCGTCAATCGCGGGTTCGGCATGCTCGGAGAAAGTCTCTTCATGGTGACGCTCGATGCGCACCTCCTGGCGCTCGACCGGAAGACCGGAAGCGTGCTCTGGGACATCGAGCTCGCGGACTACCGTGTCGGTTATGCCGCGACCATGGCCCCTCTGGTCATCGACGGCAAAGTGATCGTCGGGATCTCGGGTGGCGAGTATGCGACGCGCGGTTTCATCGACGCCTACGATCCGGCAACCGGCGAACGCATCTGGCGGTTCCATACCGTGCCCGGTCCTGGCGAGCCCGGCAGTGAGACCTGGCCGCAGGACGCAGAGATCTTGGCGCGAGGAGGCGGTGGCACCTGGATGACCGGAAGCTACGATCCGGAGCTCGATCTCATCTATTGGGGCACGGGAAATCCGAATCCCGACTACTACGGCGACGACCGGCCGGGGGACAACCTCTACACGAACTCGATCGTGGCGCTCGACGCGGAAACGGGCTCCCTCCGTTGGCACTACCAATTCACGCCGCACGACGTCCACGACTGGGACTCCAACCATGTGCCCGTGCTGGCGGACATCATGTTCGACGGCGAGCTGCGCAAGGTCGTGATGGTCGCGAACCGCAACGGTTTCTTCTACGTGCTCGACCGCACGACAGGTGAGCTGCTGCTCGGGAAGCCGTTCACGGAAACGACCTGGGCGCGGGAGATCGGGCCCGACGGTCGGCCCATCATACTCAACGACGGCAGCGAAGGGTGTCTTCCGGACCCCTGGGGCGGCACGAACTTCATGCCGCCGTCGTTCAATCCCGATCTCGGCCTATTCTTCGTCACCGCGCGAGAGACCTGCGCGACCTTCGCACCGCAGAAGCCCGAGTTCGTTCCGGGTCGGAGCTCGTTCGGCGGTGTCGTATGGATCGACCGGGATCATTGGTACAGCGCTCTGCGCGCGATCGACGTACGGACCGGAGAGCGCAAGTGGGAGTTCCGCTACCCGTCCGCCACGATGGCGGGGGTCACGAGTACCGCGTCCGGTCTCGTCTTCGCGGGCGATCACGAAGGCAACTTCATGGCGTTCGAGGCAAGCACCGGTAAGAACCTATGGCACTACCAGACCGGCTCCCGCATTTGGGGCGCCGCCGCCATGACACACATGCTCGATGGGCGGCAGCACGTGCTGATTCCGTCGGGGACCACGCTCGTGGCGTTCGCGCTGCCGGAGAACCGGCGCTAG
- a CDS encoding type II toxin-antitoxin system RelE/ParE family toxin, protein MASYELRIKPSAVKELQGLEARDRARIVGKIQALGEECRPRACEKLTGSDRYRVRQGVFRIVYQVDDEASTVTVVKIGHRRDVYR, encoded by the coding sequence GTGGCGAGCTATGAACTCCGGATCAAGCCATCTGCTGTGAAGGAGTTGCAGGGCCTGGAGGCGAGGGACCGAGCTCGCATCGTTGGCAAGATTCAGGCACTGGGCGAAGAGTGCCGACCCCGTGCTTGTGAGAAACTCACCGGCAGCGATCGGTATCGGGTCCGCCAGGGCGTCTTCCGCATTGTCTACCAGGTCGACGATGAGGCCAGTACCGTGACGGTCGTGAAGATCGGGCACCGCAGGGACGTCTACCGCTAG
- a CDS encoding cupin domain-containing protein, translating into MKRGNGVSSQIMLALALVGTGIFGFMFLTNPVESMAEQQSRFMGGNPSVVDSEEVRTLRLLFPAGSRSNWHTHTDGQLLMIEEGRGRTQVRGQALEVMQPGEPWWTDAGVEHWHGAGLEEDALQMTIYSGTVNWMEPVSDDVYRAAPGR; encoded by the coding sequence ATGAAACGTGGAAATGGTGTGTCGTCCCAGATCATGCTCGCGCTGGCGCTCGTCGGGACCGGCATCTTCGGGTTCATGTTTCTCACGAACCCCGTGGAGTCAATGGCCGAGCAGCAGAGCCGTTTCATGGGCGGAAACCCTTCTGTGGTGGACAGTGAGGAGGTGAGAACGTTGCGCCTCCTGTTCCCAGCCGGCAGCCGCTCCAATTGGCACACTCATACTGACGGCCAGCTTTTGATGATCGAAGAAGGGCGCGGGCGCACGCAGGTGCGCGGGCAGGCTCTAGAAGTGATGCAGCCGGGCGAGCCCTGGTGGACGGACGCTGGCGTCGAGCACTGGCACGGTGCCGGGCTCGAGGAAGACGCGCTTCAGATGACGATCTACAGCGGCACCGTGAACTGGATGGAGCCGGTGAGCGACGACGTGTACAGGGCGGCTCCCGGGAGGTAG
- a CDS encoding cytochrome c, producing MNARQFSYSVVALLILPVAASAQTHDASVANHQPHLFAAADFGIDPQAVTFSKDIAPILQRSCQNCHRAGGGAPMSLITYDEVQRYGRRIARKTAIRDRMGAMPPWFVEKDIGILAFKNDPSLSDEELAKIQAWADNGAPEGDPADMPPQLVFSDASDWEIGEPDLILTSREMTMPAVGPDRWGDIGLVPTGLTEDRYVMAVQVREVNDIPADAASSTVGGRWMWHHMTYTSGVLSEDGTEVIDRRTSWPIHEVGRNADVFPVKAGRLLPANSALSLGASHLHSNGRESTGHLEFGFKFFPVGYEPEYTRRGPRLGNGVDIDVAPNKANQEFHSYQVLQEHTKIIAFEPHLHAPGVRMCLEAIWGHNQFTLNCVGYDHNWVKQYVYEDDSAPLLPKGTILHIIGFLDTTADNPNIADARNWAGGGRRSVSNMFIDLGYSVTLTEEQFQAEMATRRALMKDRNDYDVGCPLCWAPTVTMTEEGTAGPPTGGRDER from the coding sequence ATGAACGCAAGACAGTTCTCCTATTCGGTCGTGGCCCTTCTGATTTTGCCCGTCGCCGCCAGCGCTCAGACGCACGACGCCAGCGTCGCCAACCACCAGCCGCATCTCTTTGCGGCGGCGGACTTCGGCATCGATCCACAGGCTGTCACGTTCAGCAAAGACATCGCTCCGATCCTTCAACGGAGCTGTCAGAACTGCCACCGCGCCGGTGGTGGGGCACCGATGTCACTGATTACCTACGACGAGGTGCAGCGGTACGGCCGCAGAATCGCGCGCAAGACGGCCATCCGGGACCGTATGGGCGCCATGCCCCCGTGGTTCGTGGAAAAGGACATCGGGATCCTCGCATTCAAGAACGACCCCTCACTCAGCGACGAAGAGCTGGCCAAGATCCAGGCATGGGCCGACAACGGAGCTCCCGAGGGCGATCCGGCCGACATGCCGCCGCAGCTCGTATTCAGTGACGCCTCTGACTGGGAGATCGGTGAGCCCGACCTGATCCTCACTTCCAGGGAGATGACCATGCCGGCCGTCGGGCCCGACCGCTGGGGCGATATTGGCCTCGTGCCGACGGGTCTCACGGAGGACCGCTACGTGATGGCAGTCCAGGTCCGAGAGGTCAACGATATTCCCGCGGACGCGGCTAGCAGCACGGTGGGCGGACGCTGGATGTGGCACCACATGACGTATACCAGCGGCGTCCTGAGCGAGGATGGCACCGAGGTCATCGATCGCAGGACGAGCTGGCCCATCCACGAGGTCGGGCGCAACGCGGATGTCTTTCCGGTGAAGGCCGGCCGACTCCTTCCCGCCAATTCGGCGCTGAGTCTGGGCGCGTCGCATCTCCATTCGAACGGCCGCGAGTCGACCGGGCACCTCGAGTTCGGCTTCAAGTTCTTCCCAGTGGGATACGAACCGGAGTACACGAGGAGAGGCCCCCGTCTCGGCAATGGCGTCGACATCGACGTGGCTCCGAACAAAGCCAACCAGGAATTCCATTCCTACCAAGTGCTGCAGGAGCACACCAAGATCATCGCCTTCGAGCCGCACCTGCACGCGCCGGGCGTACGCATGTGCCTCGAGGCGATCTGGGGCCACAACCAGTTCACGCTCAACTGCGTCGGCTACGATCACAATTGGGTCAAGCAGTACGTCTACGAGGACGATTCCGCGCCGTTGCTGCCGAAGGGCACCATTCTGCACATCATCGGCTTCCTCGACACCACCGCTGACAATCCAAATATTGCGGACGCGAGAAATTGGGCTGGCGGTGGTCGGCGCTCGGTTTCGAACATGTTCATCGACCTTGGCTACTCGGTTACGCTCACGGAAGAGCAGTTCCAGGCGGAGATGGCCACGCGACGAGCGCTGATGAAGGATAGGAACGACTACGACGTCGGGTGTCCGCTGTGTTGGGCCCCGACCGTGACGATGACGGAGGAGGGCACGGCCGGACCCCCGACGGGCGGAAGGGACGAACGATGA
- a CDS encoding c-type cytochrome, which produces MPDMVRSALTRVFLILSVSAPLSLSAQGGNPYEGDRTAIRAGAALYGTRCAECHGADAKGISGPDLTLMWASGTSDDRVFQVIRRGVSGSIMRSSSAPDREIWAVVAYVKGLSTVPPFENDTGDAERGQEVFSSTCARCHRVNRRGGRLGPDLSRIAAIRSRDMLMRAIRDPSASVAVGYRAVTLVTQDGRRVRGVTKGEDAFSIQVVDTRERLQGYLKADLQELVQEERSLMPLFDPDRLSDGDLDDLLRYLGTLRQADSNRR; this is translated from the coding sequence ATGCCCGATATGGTCCGCTCAGCGCTGACGCGCGTATTCCTGATCCTGAGTGTCTCCGCGCCGCTCTCCCTGAGCGCGCAGGGCGGGAATCCGTATGAGGGGGACCGTACCGCGATCCGCGCCGGCGCCGCCTTGTATGGCACGCGGTGCGCCGAGTGTCACGGTGCGGACGCCAAAGGCATCAGCGGTCCGGATCTGACCCTGATGTGGGCGTCTGGCACGAGTGACGACCGGGTGTTCCAGGTGATCCGGCGGGGCGTGTCGGGCAGCATCATGCGGTCCAGCTCTGCGCCGGACCGCGAGATCTGGGCGGTCGTCGCCTACGTGAAGGGTCTCAGCACCGTGCCGCCGTTCGAGAACGACACCGGGGATGCCGAGCGGGGCCAGGAGGTCTTCTCCTCGACGTGCGCGCGCTGCCATCGCGTGAACCGCCGCGGCGGGCGTCTGGGCCCTGACCTGTCTCGCATCGCCGCGATCCGATCGCGCGACATGCTGATGCGGGCGATTCGCGACCCCAGCGCGTCGGTCGCGGTCGGGTATCGTGCGGTGACACTCGTGACGCAAGACGGTCGGCGCGTTCGCGGTGTGACGAAGGGCGAGGATGCCTTCTCGATTCAGGTCGTGGACACCCGCGAGCGGCTCCAGGGATACCTCAAGGCGGATCTGCAAGAGCTCGTCCAAGAGGAGCGCTCGCTGATGCCCCTGTTCGACCCCGACCGTCTCAGCGACGGCGATCTCGATGACCTGCTGCGATATCTCGGCACGCTGCGACAGGCTGATTCCAATCGCCGGTAA
- a CDS encoding CopG family transcriptional regulator, with protein MGTKSKRTTVYFSPTIHRALRLKAAETDQSVSDLVNAAVRESLAEDAEDLEAFEARAAEPSLLFEDVLEDLRRRGEL; from the coding sequence ATGGGTACCAAGTCGAAGCGCACCACCGTCTACTTTTCTCCCACGATCCACCGGGCACTGCGTCTCAAGGCCGCTGAAACCGATCAGAGCGTGTCGGATCTCGTTAATGCGGCCGTCCGAGAGAGTCTTGCCGAGGACGCCGAAGATCTCGAAGCGTTCGAAGCTCGCGCCGCCGAGCCGAGTCTTTTGTTCGAGGACGTGCTCGAGGACCTGAGGCGTCGTGGCGAGCTATGA
- a CDS encoding MBL fold metallo-hydrolase, producing MSTRLSGLVVAATLMGVPSAAQELPPGFIDPGPVLQAAAEAIGVANLRCVTISGSAYAGMVGQQRLNGYEVDWPRGERLTNYTRTMNWDAGTSVETFDREPGHNPASWKYGLGWRGGTPLQRNSRQLFAVNGMHAWHVDGQGSAPVAAPPEDAERWQLDLWLNPHGFLKAAMMPGAEARATWRWELGEMGRDGATVAPEKVTIVSITVLGKYRVDATINSENLLQRIHTWVPDPVLGDMNYEHEFSNASYVDLGDGVRFPTGWHHHQGWDDNYQTQSVNAGHNAFGGTLADIRANDCEDPLTVPDAVRRADFPVEVTTLEVAEGVWLLGGSSHNSVAVEFDDYVAVVEAPIDDRRSLAVIDEVVRLVPNKPIRFLVNTHQHHDHIGGLRTYMHIGATIITHWKNHDFYTRDVLNYAPRTLDPDMLALWPPTELAEGYQYETVRENYWLSDGERSMHVSYVHPLPHVEGMLVAYLPNEKILIEADLSASRTLLGHVQRLGLDVETIVPIHGLPVAWSDFVELVESLR from the coding sequence ATGTCCACCAGACTCTCGGGTCTCGTAGTCGCAGCGACATTGATGGGCGTGCCGTCGGCCGCTCAGGAGCTACCGCCGGGCTTCATCGATCCCGGCCCGGTGTTGCAGGCCGCCGCCGAAGCGATCGGTGTCGCCAACCTGCGGTGCGTGACGATCTCCGGGAGCGCCTACGCCGGCATGGTGGGCCAGCAGCGGCTGAATGGGTACGAAGTGGACTGGCCGCGGGGTGAGCGGCTGACGAACTACACACGGACGATGAACTGGGACGCTGGGACCTCGGTCGAGACGTTCGACCGTGAGCCCGGCCACAACCCCGCGTCGTGGAAGTACGGACTCGGATGGCGCGGCGGGACGCCGCTACAGCGGAATAGTCGCCAGCTCTTCGCGGTCAACGGCATGCACGCATGGCACGTGGACGGGCAGGGTAGCGCGCCCGTTGCGGCGCCACCCGAGGACGCGGAGCGGTGGCAGCTCGACTTATGGCTCAACCCGCACGGCTTCCTCAAGGCGGCGATGATGCCGGGCGCCGAAGCGCGGGCCACCTGGCGCTGGGAGCTCGGTGAGATGGGTCGCGACGGTGCGACGGTCGCCCCGGAGAAGGTGACGATTGTCTCGATTACCGTGCTGGGTAAGTACAGGGTCGACGCGACCATCAATAGCGAGAATCTGCTTCAGCGGATCCACACCTGGGTCCCTGATCCGGTGCTCGGGGACATGAACTACGAGCATGAGTTCAGCAACGCGAGCTACGTGGATCTCGGCGACGGCGTTCGCTTTCCCACCGGTTGGCATCACCACCAGGGATGGGACGACAACTACCAGACCCAGAGCGTCAACGCCGGCCACAATGCGTTCGGCGGAACGCTCGCAGACATCCGAGCGAACGACTGCGAGGACCCCCTCACCGTCCCGGATGCGGTCCGCCGGGCTGACTTCCCGGTCGAGGTCACGACGCTGGAGGTAGCCGAGGGCGTGTGGCTGCTCGGCGGGTCGTCACACAACAGCGTGGCCGTCGAGTTCGACGACTACGTCGCGGTCGTGGAGGCTCCAATCGACGACCGGCGTAGCCTCGCCGTCATCGACGAGGTCGTCAGGCTCGTGCCCAACAAGCCGATCCGGTTCCTCGTCAACACGCACCAGCACCATGACCACATCGGCGGGCTGCGCACGTACATGCACATCGGCGCCACCATCATCACGCACTGGAAGAACCACGACTTTTACACGCGTGACGTGCTCAACTACGCGCCCCGGACGCTCGACCCCGATATGCTCGCGCTTTGGCCACCGACGGAGCTCGCCGAAGGCTATCAGTACGAGACGGTTCGGGAGAACTACTGGCTGAGCGACGGGGAGCGTTCGATGCATGTCTCGTACGTGCACCCACTCCCACACGTCGAGGGCATGCTCGTCGCCTACCTACCGAACGAGAAGATCCTGATCGAGGCCGATCTTTCGGCCAGCCGGACCCTGTTGGGCCACGTGCAGCGCCTCGGGCTCGACGTCGAGACGATTGTGCCGATCCACGGGCTGCCCGTTGCGTGGTCCGATTTCGTGGAACTCGTCGAGTCGCTTCGATAG
- a CDS encoding benzoate-CoA ligase family protein translates to MKRYRRAADLPRRYNAVSILEHNLEDRPDKTALLTPGRESTFREVADEVNRVGNALLGLGVHAGESVGILVPDTTEWATTFFACLKTGTVAVGINTLLTPRELAQILRESRARVLVVHDALLAGALEAPDESSFIEHVVVVGGEANTPAGDGPVLHDWDAWIGGEPSTLEATDTHRDDFATLNFSSGTTGEPKGIYHTHADLALTAQLWGVDVLGLREDDRTFSVAKLFFVYGLGGNLVFPWYVGASAVLYPGSPRVAADILGVIDRFKPTILFNAPTGYASILAVEAFAERYDLSSLRLGVSAGEALPAPLWHRFKDQTGIELLDGIGSTENFHIFVSNRPGDVRPGSSGKPVAGYECRIVDDEGNAVPHGDVGNLHVKGETAALFYLHDPERSRQTFLGAWLNTGDKYTVDEDGYYWHAGRSDDMLKVGGIWVSPVEVESVLVEHEAVLECAVVGVIDDSELVKPKAFVVLKEASWDSGGDELAQELIEHCVERIAAYKRPRWIAFVDELPRTATGKIQRYRLR, encoded by the coding sequence ATGAAGCGATACCGGCGGGCCGCCGACCTCCCCCGGCGCTACAACGCCGTATCGATCCTCGAGCATAACTTGGAGGATCGTCCGGACAAGACCGCCCTACTCACGCCCGGCCGGGAGTCGACCTTCCGCGAGGTGGCGGACGAGGTGAACCGCGTGGGCAACGCACTGCTCGGACTCGGTGTGCATGCGGGCGAGAGCGTGGGGATCCTGGTCCCCGACACGACCGAGTGGGCGACGACGTTTTTCGCGTGTCTGAAGACCGGAACGGTCGCGGTTGGGATCAATACCCTGCTCACACCCCGCGAGCTCGCTCAGATCCTCCGTGAGTCGCGCGCGCGAGTGCTCGTCGTGCACGACGCGCTGTTGGCCGGAGCACTAGAGGCTCCAGACGAGTCAAGTTTCATCGAGCACGTGGTCGTGGTGGGTGGGGAGGCGAACACGCCGGCCGGTGACGGGCCGGTACTCCACGACTGGGATGCCTGGATCGGGGGCGAGCCGTCCACACTCGAGGCCACGGACACTCACCGCGACGACTTCGCCACGCTCAACTTCTCCAGCGGTACGACCGGGGAGCCGAAGGGCATCTACCACACCCACGCCGACCTCGCGTTGACCGCTCAGCTCTGGGGCGTCGACGTGCTCGGACTGCGCGAGGACGACCGCACGTTCTCGGTCGCGAAGCTCTTCTTCGTGTACGGCCTCGGCGGCAACCTTGTCTTCCCTTGGTACGTGGGGGCTTCCGCGGTGCTGTACCCTGGGAGCCCCCGCGTCGCGGCAGACATCCTCGGCGTCATCGACCGATTCAAGCCCACGATCCTCTTCAACGCGCCGACTGGGTACGCGTCGATCCTCGCGGTCGAGGCCTTTGCGGAGCGGTACGACCTCTCGTCTCTCCGGCTAGGGGTCTCGGCCGGCGAGGCCCTGCCCGCTCCGCTTTGGCACCGGTTTAAGGACCAGACCGGCATCGAGCTGCTCGATGGCATCGGGTCGACGGAGAACTTCCACATCTTCGTCTCGAACCGGCCGGGCGACGTGCGCCCCGGCAGCAGCGGGAAGCCCGTCGCCGGCTATGAGTGCCGTATCGTGGACGACGAAGGGAATGCGGTGCCCCACGGCGACGTCGGCAACCTACACGTCAAGGGCGAGACCGCCGCGCTCTTCTACCTGCACGACCCCGAGCGAAGCCGGCAAACGTTCCTGGGAGCGTGGCTGAACACCGGCGACAAATACACGGTGGACGAGGACGGCTATTACTGGCACGCGGGTCGGTCGGACGACATGCTCAAAGTCGGCGGGATCTGGGTCTCGCCGGTGGAGGTCGAGAGCGTCCTGGTCGAGCACGAGGCCGTGCTCGAGTGCGCGGTGGTGGGGGTGATCGACGACTCCGAGCTGGTGAAGCCGAAGGCGTTCGTCGTACTCAAAGAAGCCTCGTGGGACAGCGGCGGAGATGAGCTGGCCCAGGAGCTGATCGAACACTGCGTCGAACGGATCGCCGCCTACAAGCGGCCCCGATGGATCGCGTTCGTCGACGAACTTCCCAGGACCGCGACCGGGAAGATCCAGCGCTACCGGCTGAGATGA
- a CDS encoding aldo/keto reductase — translation MATICETTRREFLVRLGGLGVVLSRPPRLLAQEKLPTRMIPGTGEALPVIGLGSSKPVLEIPTEGTEPVAAVIRMLLERGGRVVDTSIRTEAIDAEFGRVLAEPDIRDNIFLATKINTPDPELGIAQMRQTQRLFGRRTMDLVQIESLRGLEAHWPRLREWKDSGEARYIGVTVSSYGNFEPLESFMRRESPDFVHINYSVVETRAEERLLPLAQELGMAVIINRPFMNGTYFGRVSGRELPGWAADFDCAAWSQFSLKYILGHPAVTCVLTETTNPEHMEENIQGGFGRLPDEATKRRMRQHIADF, via the coding sequence ATGGCTACGATCTGCGAAACCACTCGGCGCGAATTCCTGGTGCGACTCGGCGGGCTGGGCGTGGTTCTTTCTCGGCCGCCGCGGCTGCTCGCACAGGAAAAACTGCCCACGAGGATGATCCCAGGAACAGGGGAGGCGCTGCCGGTCATCGGCCTGGGATCGTCGAAACCGGTTCTCGAGATCCCCACCGAGGGCACGGAGCCCGTCGCGGCCGTGATCCGGATGTTGCTCGAGCGCGGAGGACGTGTGGTCGATACGTCGATTAGAACCGAGGCGATCGACGCCGAATTCGGGCGCGTCTTGGCGGAGCCGGACATACGCGACAACATCTTCCTCGCGACGAAGATCAACACGCCCGACCCCGAGCTCGGGATCGCGCAGATGCGGCAGACCCAGAGGCTGTTCGGCCGTCGCACCATGGATCTCGTACAAATCGAGAGCCTGCGAGGTCTCGAGGCTCACTGGCCGCGGCTACGAGAATGGAAGGACTCGGGCGAGGCACGCTACATCGGTGTCACGGTCTCCTCGTATGGGAACTTCGAGCCCCTCGAGTCGTTCATGAGGAGGGAATCGCCCGACTTCGTGCACATCAACTACTCAGTGGTAGAGACACGTGCTGAAGAGCGGCTTCTACCGCTCGCCCAGGAGCTGGGCATGGCCGTCATCATCAACAGACCCTTCATGAACGGCACATATTTCGGGCGGGTCAGCGGGCGCGAGCTCCCCGGGTGGGCGGCCGATTTCGACTGCGCGGCCTGGTCGCAATTCTCGCTGAAGTACATTCTCGGGCATCCAGCCGTCACCTGTGTGCTGACCGAAACGACCAACCCGGAGCACATGGAAGAGAACATCCAGGGCGGCTTCGGACGTCTGCCAGACGAAGCGACTAAGCGGCGCATGCGACAGCACATCGCTGACTTCTGA